A single genomic interval of Candidatus Omnitrophota bacterium harbors:
- a CDS encoding L,D-transpeptidase family protein has translation MDKKVAIISAVVVLLLLTVFLLSKGKATRVEAGGGQASSGAQLKELQSKASALKKDNEVVKAREVYQEIMTNYPEAENIDSVQKELETLNLDIIFSSVVVDGKTVMHEVVTGDTLAKIAKKYNTTVELVQRSNNLKSDVIRLGQKLRVWTGSFNVFVDKSQNILILKDGNDVVKVYQVSTGENNSTPVGKFKVTSKLVDPVWFHRGVVVPPESPANVLGSRWLGFDIPGYGIHGTVQPETIGQQVTAGCVRMRNQEVEELYSLIPMNTEVVVVD, from the coding sequence GTGGATAAAAAAGTCGCGATCATTTCGGCAGTTGTTGTGTTATTGCTTTTGACGGTGTTCCTTCTTTCGAAGGGCAAGGCCACCCGGGTGGAAGCCGGGGGCGGCCAGGCCTCGAGCGGCGCCCAGCTCAAAGAGCTCCAGTCCAAGGCGTCCGCCCTGAAAAAGGACAATGAGGTGGTGAAGGCCCGTGAGGTCTATCAGGAGATCATGACCAATTATCCGGAGGCCGAGAACATCGACAGCGTGCAAAAAGAGCTGGAAACGCTGAATCTGGACATCATTTTTTCCAGCGTCGTTGTGGACGGGAAGACCGTCATGCATGAGGTCGTAACCGGGGACACCCTGGCCAAGATCGCCAAAAAATACAACACGACGGTCGAGCTGGTCCAGCGCAGCAACAATTTGAAGAGCGACGTGATCCGGCTGGGGCAGAAGCTTCGCGTCTGGACCGGCAGTTTCAATGTTTTCGTCGACAAATCACAGAATATCCTGATCCTCAAAGACGGCAACGATGTGGTGAAGGTCTACCAGGTCTCAACCGGCGAGAACAACAGCACGCCGGTCGGCAAGTTCAAGGTCACTTCTAAACTCGTCGACCCGGTCTGGTTCCACCGCGGCGTTGTGGTTCCGCCGGAGAGCCCGGCCAATGTCCTCGGCAGCCGCTGGCTGGGATTTGACATCCCCGGCTACGGCATCCACGGCACTGTCCAGCCAGAGACCATCGGGCAGCAGGTCACCGCCGGCTGCGTGCGCATGCGCAATCAAGAGGTTGAGGAACTCTACAGCCTCATCCCCATGAACACGGAAGTCGTGGTCGTCGACTGA
- a CDS encoding TonB-dependent receptor has product MKTFLKLHWSVLIFAILTGTSWAEEPLDLDKIVVTAGRKAQYLMGAPSNVTVITGADIQASGARSIPEILSQDLGVNVYDNSSAKTATLDLRGFGDTAARNVLVLVNGRKINNIDVSGPDLSRIPLEAVERIEMIRGAGSVLYGDNAVGGVINIITKKGRLGIAGRAGYAGGSFATSKSDIEVSGANRLPVTSREDDEVSYYVYSRYYDTKGYRTNSHMIAKDYDARIGYTLPEGIAVDLVTGWHEDDQGLPGGLSSAELKSLGRRGSADPKDFASTKDRYIQMSFETNPSAPGEREGGSFVLDLDYRNRDVYDAFFSFGENSTKRSIDTHGVTGKYLFSADLWERPADLVAGIDYYDHENDIRGGGSNPDDLTISKREYGVFSYLDYEFAPGWTANTGTRYHRADYDFDQRNVIVQEEQSPDEWVSMGGVKYEYGPGSNLFANVQQTFRFLATDEWYSSANFPDFGITPGLNTDLKQQTGIQYEAGIKHRFSDVFQGGVTPYMMDIDNEIFFDPVGFKNSNYDKTRRIGAETEGVWNLLKFIPGQILDQCEFHVNYTFQRPQFREGSYDGRDIPLVPRHQAGHGLRLGFGGGHQVSFLGRYVGSRFAVNDTLNATDPVKPYYVLDGKWMYRKKNYEVYAAVRNLLDEPYFIYVAKSAFSSAKDFFPAPERSFEVGMNLKF; this is encoded by the coding sequence GTGAAGACATTTTTAAAATTGCACTGGTCAGTTTTGATTTTTGCGATCCTAACCGGAACGTCGTGGGCCGAGGAACCTCTGGATTTGGATAAAATCGTCGTGACCGCCGGCCGGAAAGCCCAGTACCTCATGGGCGCGCCGTCCAACGTCACGGTCATCACCGGCGCGGACATCCAGGCGTCGGGCGCGCGGTCCATCCCGGAGATCCTGAGCCAGGACCTGGGCGTGAACGTCTACGACAACAGTTCGGCCAAGACCGCGACCCTGGATCTGCGCGGTTTCGGCGACACGGCGGCGCGCAATGTCCTGGTCCTTGTCAACGGCCGCAAGATCAACAACATCGACGTGTCCGGGCCGGACCTGTCCCGGATCCCTTTGGAAGCGGTTGAGCGCATCGAGATGATCCGCGGGGCCGGCTCCGTGCTCTACGGCGACAACGCCGTCGGAGGGGTGATCAACATCATCACCAAGAAGGGCCGCCTCGGCATCGCCGGACGAGCCGGATACGCCGGAGGAAGCTTCGCCACGTCCAAAAGCGATATCGAGGTTTCGGGCGCGAACCGGCTGCCCGTCACTTCACGGGAGGATGACGAAGTCTCGTATTATGTCTATTCCCGGTATTACGACACCAAGGGTTACCGGACCAACAGCCATATGATAGCCAAGGACTATGACGCGCGCATCGGCTATACCCTGCCGGAGGGGATCGCCGTTGACCTTGTCACGGGTTGGCACGAGGACGACCAGGGCCTGCCGGGCGGATTGAGCTCTGCCGAGCTGAAGTCGCTGGGCCGCCGGGGCTCGGCCGACCCGAAGGATTTCGCCTCGACCAAGGACCGCTACATCCAGATGAGTTTTGAGACCAACCCTTCCGCACCCGGCGAACGGGAGGGCGGTTCGTTTGTTTTGGACCTGGATTACAGAAACCGTGATGTCTATGACGCCTTCTTCAGCTTCGGCGAGAATTCCACCAAGCGTTCGATCGACACGCACGGCGTCACCGGCAAATACCTGTTTTCCGCCGATCTGTGGGAACGTCCGGCGGATCTGGTGGCCGGGATCGATTATTATGACCATGAGAACGACATTCGGGGCGGAGGGAGCAACCCCGACGACCTGACCATCTCCAAGAGGGAATATGGAGTATTCAGTTATCTGGATTATGAATTCGCTCCCGGCTGGACGGCCAACACCGGCACGCGGTACCACCGGGCGGACTACGATTTCGACCAGCGCAACGTCATTGTTCAGGAGGAGCAAAGCCCGGACGAATGGGTCTCCATGGGCGGGGTCAAGTACGAATACGGCCCCGGGTCCAACCTGTTCGCGAACGTCCAGCAGACCTTCCGCTTTCTGGCCACCGACGAGTGGTACAGTTCTGCGAATTTTCCCGACTTCGGGATCACGCCGGGGCTCAACACGGACCTCAAACAGCAGACCGGGATCCAGTATGAAGCCGGGATCAAACACCGTTTCAGCGATGTTTTTCAGGGCGGCGTGACGCCGTACATGATGGACATCGACAATGAGATCTTTTTCGATCCCGTGGGCTTTAAAAACAGCAATTATGATAAGACGCGCAGGATCGGCGCTGAGACGGAGGGTGTTTGGAATCTCTTGAAATTTATTCCCGGGCAGATTCTCGACCAGTGCGAGTTCCATGTCAATTATACGTTTCAGCGCCCGCAGTTCCGCGAGGGGAGCTACGATGGCAGGGACATTCCGCTGGTGCCCCGGCACCAGGCCGGGCACGGGCTGCGCCTGGGGTTCGGCGGCGGGCACCAGGTCTCGTTCCTCGGGCGTTACGTGGGGTCTCGTTTCGCGGTCAACGACACCTTGAATGCCACCGACCCCGTCAAGCCCTACTATGTTTTGGACGGGAAATGGATGTACCGCAAGAAGAACTACGAGGTGTATGCGGCCGTCCGGAACCTGCTGGATGAGCCGTATTTCATCTACGTTGCAAAGTCCGCCTTCAGTTCCGCGAAAGATTTTTTCCCGGCCCCGGAGCGGAGTTTTGAAGTGGGGATGAATTTGAAGTTTTAG
- a CDS encoding acetyl-CoA carboxylase carboxyltransferase subunit alpha — MAGLDFEKPVLELEAKINELKNFGSDKKINLEPEVKKLEQKLEKMKDTVYSNLTDWQRVQIARHPARPYTMDYIHMMTTDFVELHGDRLFADDLALVAGLAKIGGKKVMVMGHQKGRDTKDNIRRNFGCAHPEGYRKALRLMQFAEKFHLPIVILIDTPGAYPGVGAEERGQAQAIATNIREMARIATPIVATVIGEGGSGGALGIGVADRVGILQNAYYSVISPEGCASILWRSSVKAPEAARALRFTAEHLLKFGIVEDIVPEPPGGAHRDPEAVAANLKKLILKNIKELSGLSNDELLNARYQKFRSIGHFKEAPAAA, encoded by the coding sequence ATGGCAGGTCTGGATTTTGAAAAACCGGTTTTGGAACTTGAAGCCAAAATCAATGAATTGAAGAATTTCGGCTCCGACAAGAAAATCAACCTGGAGCCCGAGGTCAAAAAACTCGAGCAGAAGCTCGAGAAGATGAAGGACACCGTCTATTCCAACCTGACGGACTGGCAGCGCGTCCAGATCGCCCGGCACCCGGCCCGGCCGTATACCATGGATTACATCCACATGATGACCACGGACTTCGTCGAACTGCACGGGGACAGGCTGTTCGCGGACGACTTGGCGCTGGTCGCGGGGCTTGCCAAGATCGGCGGAAAAAAGGTCATGGTCATGGGACATCAGAAAGGCCGCGATACCAAGGACAACATCCGCCGGAATTTCGGCTGTGCCCATCCGGAAGGGTACCGCAAGGCCCTGCGGCTGATGCAATTTGCCGAGAAATTTCATCTGCCGATCGTTATCCTCATTGACACTCCCGGCGCTTATCCTGGTGTCGGGGCCGAGGAGCGCGGCCAGGCCCAGGCCATTGCCACCAACATCCGGGAGATGGCGCGTATCGCCACACCCATCGTTGCCACCGTCATCGGCGAAGGCGGCAGCGGAGGAGCGCTGGGGATCGGCGTGGCCGACCGGGTCGGCATCCTTCAGAACGCGTATTATTCGGTCATCTCCCCTGAAGGCTGTGCCTCCATCCTGTGGCGCAGCAGTGTCAAGGCCCCCGAAGCGGCGCGCGCGCTCCGGTTTACCGCCGAGCATCTCCTCAAATTCGGGATCGTGGAGGACATTGTCCCGGAACCGCCCGGCGGCGCCCATCGCGACCCGGAAGCCGTGGCCGCCAACCTTAAGAAACTCATCCTGAAAAATATTAAAGAACTGTCCGGCCTGTCCAACGACGAACTCCTGAATGCCCGGTACCAGAAATTCCGCAGCATCGGACATTTCAAGGAAGCCCCGGCCGCGGCCTAA
- a CDS encoding divergent PAP2 family protein: protein MTENPFWGIFHNKILIITLTVWAIAQSLKVLFGVVRERRFNFRWFIGTGGMPSSHAAGASALATTCGMQLGFESVPFALAAVFALVTMFDAQGVRRATGEQAEILNKVMDDIYWRGKIESERLKELIGHTPIQVLAGALLGIILAIVLYGFWVK from the coding sequence ATGACGGAAAATCCTTTTTGGGGGATCTTTCATAACAAAATATTGATCATTACGCTCACGGTCTGGGCCATTGCCCAGAGTCTCAAGGTGTTGTTTGGCGTTGTGCGTGAAAGACGGTTCAATTTCCGCTGGTTCATCGGCACCGGGGGAATGCCTTCCAGCCACGCGGCCGGGGCCTCAGCCCTGGCGACCACCTGCGGCATGCAGCTGGGATTTGAATCCGTTCCCTTTGCCCTGGCCGCTGTTTTCGCGCTTGTCACCATGTTCGACGCCCAGGGGGTCCGCCGCGCGACAGGTGAACAGGCGGAGATCCTAAACAAGGTCATGGATGACATTTACTGGCGGGGGAAGATCGAGTCCGAACGGCTCAAGGAACTGATCGGACACACCCCCATTCAGGTTCTGGCCGGAGCGTTGCTCGGCATCATCCTGGCCATCGTTCTTTACGGATTTTGGGTTAAATGA
- the rlmN gene encoding 23S rRNA (adenine(2503)-C(2))-methyltransferase RlmN — MDKQDIRNLSFEELCGVLASSGQPVFRARQIFEWIYKKGAEDFDAMKNLPSELRAELKDRFVLARPEVAQELVSGDKTRKMLFDLPDREKVETVLIPTPERATVCVSTQAGCKFGCRFCASGIGGWQRNLTSAEILSQILYAKKKAQDRPLSHIVFMGTGEPLDNYDNVFKAIRIINSAEGLNIAARRITVSTCGVIPQIRRMAKEGIQIELAISLHGYSDESRRVLMPVNKKYPMHDLIAACREYFQATKRQITFEYILIPGVTCTPEAAGALGQLLKGIVCKMNLIPYNPVKEFDHNPPTRTEISRFKQELLRHGVHATVRTPRGRDVNAACGQLRHAAGVAASS, encoded by the coding sequence ATGGACAAACAGGATATCCGAAATTTGTCGTTTGAAGAGCTGTGCGGGGTCCTGGCGTCGTCCGGACAGCCGGTGTTCCGCGCCCGGCAGATCTTTGAATGGATTTATAAAAAAGGCGCCGAAGATTTTGACGCCATGAAGAATTTGCCGTCTGAATTGCGGGCGGAGCTGAAAGACCGGTTTGTCCTGGCCCGGCCAGAGGTCGCCCAGGAGCTTGTGTCCGGGGACAAGACCCGCAAGATGCTCTTTGACCTGCCGGACCGCGAGAAAGTGGAAACGGTCCTGATCCCCACGCCGGAGCGGGCCACGGTCTGCGTCTCCACCCAGGCCGGCTGCAAATTCGGCTGCCGCTTCTGTGCGAGCGGCATCGGCGGATGGCAGCGCAACCTGACCAGCGCCGAGATCCTGAGCCAGATCCTCTACGCCAAGAAAAAGGCCCAGGACAGGCCGCTGTCTCACATCGTTTTCATGGGGACCGGCGAGCCGCTGGACAATTACGACAACGTGTTCAAGGCGATCCGCATCATCAACTCCGCCGAAGGCCTGAACATCGCGGCCCGGCGCATCACGGTCTCGACCTGCGGGGTGATCCCGCAGATCCGGAGGATGGCGAAAGAGGGCATTCAGATCGAACTCGCGATCTCCCTGCACGGGTACAGCGACGAATCCCGCAGGGTCCTGATGCCGGTCAACAAGAAATACCCGATGCACGATCTGATCGCCGCGTGCCGGGAATATTTTCAGGCGACCAAGCGCCAGATCACGTTTGAGTACATTTTGATCCCGGGCGTGACATGCACGCCCGAAGCCGCCGGAGCGCTGGGACAACTGCTCAAGGGCATCGTCTGTAAGATGAATTTGATCCCGTATAACCCGGTTAAGGAATTTGACCATAACCCGCCGACGCGGACGGAGATTTCACGGTTTAAGCAGGAACTGCTCCGTCATGGCGTCCACGCCACGGTGCGCACGCCGCGCGGCCGGGACGTGAACGCCGCCTGCGGCCAGCTGAGGCACGCGGCCGGCGTTGCCGCGTCTTCGTAA
- a CDS encoding CBS domain-containing protein, giving the protein MTRHVVTIHINAPFREVPQKFNEHGIRHLPVVDNSGRLAGLMTQRDLYKIQPPHKLMDGEWYYDLEMLDGIILSSVMIPQPFSMRPEDSVGEAIQQMVSHKYGCIFVVDENRVLRGIITQMDVLKLAARLYNGP; this is encoded by the coding sequence ATGACGCGGCATGTCGTGACAATTCATATCAATGCCCCCTTCCGGGAAGTGCCGCAGAAATTCAACGAGCACGGAATCCGTCACCTGCCTGTGGTGGATAACAGCGGACGTCTTGCCGGGTTGATGACCCAGAGAGACTTGTACAAGATTCAGCCCCCGCACAAGCTCATGGACGGGGAGTGGTATTATGATCTCGAAATGCTGGACGGCATTATCCTTTCCAGCGTGATGATCCCTCAGCCGTTTTCCATGCGTCCCGAGGACAGCGTGGGGGAGGCGATCCAGCAGATGGTCAGTCACAAATACGGTTGTATTTTTGTCGTGGATGAGAACCGGGTCCTGCGCGGGATTATTACACAAATGGATGTTCTCAAATTGGCCGCGAGGCTGTATAATGGCCCTTGA
- a CDS encoding tetratricopeptide repeat protein gives MNKIRSIIQDPRSALFAVFAVTVLAYSNIFWNGFTLDDFDYIANWPLIRDWHNLPRFFSGFIPPDGQSAVYAPLKTVVHCVLYQLGSGLPWAFQLAGLLAHLAATSLVYRIALLLLGSRPVAFLSALLFGLHPVHAEAVTHMTAATDTLGVVWMLASFYFYIRSSSYSGEWEIGEKAAVMKTAEARHALRESAGGTRPQKAYVLAVIFAFLAVYTSELAMTLPVLFFIFDACVRRGAQGWNALCRRAAPFAGAVLSYALLKWLVLGEWTRSGYLHDSFYLTFLVFIKAAVKYAGILLCPAVLTHNHIISPGIFSFAPKDFNAAAVLSQSPKDPWTMASILVLAVFAAGALALRKKKPFVAFAVAWFFILLLPASNIIPGQIYFAERYAYASSAAFCILLAYGLYAGWLARPAGWGRTAVVVLVAGIAGFYLARTWLRNTDWHDQAAIYESAVRANRQSALLRHDLGVVYLYRGDMDSAVTYLEEAIWMRPNEAAFYFSAEQAYSALGQFDKAIQSLQKAVELNPEFAEAYYNLAGIHLHLGRDQEAQSYLAKALEQYRRQGRILEAGEALNKVLVFKAMNKK, from the coding sequence ATGAATAAAATCCGCTCAATCATCCAGGACCCGCGTTCCGCTCTGTTCGCCGTGTTTGCCGTCACGGTGCTGGCGTACAGCAACATTTTCTGGAACGGATTCACCCTGGACGATTTCGATTATATCGCCAATTGGCCGCTGATCCGCGACTGGCACAACCTCCCCAGATTTTTTTCCGGTTTTATCCCTCCCGACGGCCAGAGCGCGGTTTATGCGCCGCTTAAAACTGTGGTCCATTGTGTTTTGTACCAGCTTGGTTCGGGACTGCCGTGGGCCTTCCAGCTGGCCGGCCTGCTCGCGCACCTGGCGGCCACGTCTCTCGTCTACCGCATCGCCCTGCTCCTCCTTGGAAGTAGGCCTGTGGCGTTTCTTTCGGCTTTGTTGTTTGGTCTCCATCCCGTCCATGCCGAGGCCGTCACTCACATGACCGCCGCCACAGACACCCTTGGGGTTGTTTGGATGCTCGCCTCTTTTTATTTTTATATACGTTCAAGTTCCTACAGCGGGGAATGGGAAATTGGAGAGAAGGCGGCGGTGATGAAAACGGCTGAGGCGCGGCATGCTCTCCGCGAAAGTGCCGGCGGGACCCGCCCTCAAAAGGCGTATGTCCTTGCGGTTATCTTTGCGTTTTTGGCGGTTTACACGAGCGAATTGGCAATGACTCTGCCGGTCCTGTTTTTTATTTTTGACGCATGTGTACGGAGAGGCGCACAAGGGTGGAACGCGTTATGCCGGCGGGCCGCTCCCTTTGCCGGAGCGGTTTTATCGTACGCGCTCCTCAAGTGGCTGGTCCTGGGCGAGTGGACTCGCAGCGGCTATTTGCATGACAGTTTTTATCTGACGTTCCTTGTTTTTATCAAAGCCGCCGTCAAATATGCGGGAATTCTGCTGTGCCCCGCCGTATTGACGCACAATCACATCATCTCCCCCGGGATATTCTCCTTCGCGCCCAAAGATTTCAACGCGGCGGCTGTTTTGTCCCAGTCTCCGAAAGACCCCTGGACCATGGCTTCGATCCTTGTCCTGGCTGTTTTCGCGGCCGGGGCCCTGGCGCTGCGCAAGAAAAAGCCGTTTGTCGCTTTTGCCGTGGCCTGGTTTTTTATTCTGCTGTTACCGGCATCGAATATCATCCCGGGGCAAATTTATTTTGCCGAGAGGTACGCGTACGCTTCATCGGCGGCTTTTTGCATTTTGTTGGCTTACGGCCTTTATGCCGGCTGGCTGGCCCGGCCGGCGGGATGGGGACGCACGGCAGTGGTCGTTCTGGTGGCGGGGATCGCCGGATTTTATCTGGCCAGGACATGGCTGCGCAACACGGATTGGCATGACCAGGCCGCGATTTACGAGTCCGCGGTCAGGGCCAACCGCCAGAGCGCTCTCCTGCGTCATGATCTCGGCGTGGTTTATTTGTACCGGGGGGACATGGATTCGGCCGTTACGTATTTGGAGGAGGCGATATGGATGCGGCCGAATGAAGCCGCTTTTTATTTTTCCGCTGAACAGGCCTATTCGGCGCTGGGGCAGTTTGACAAGGCCATCCAGAGTCTTCAGAAAGCTGTTGAACTGAACCCTGAGTTCGCCGAGGCTTATTATAATCTCGCCGGGATCCATCTGCATTTGGGTCGGGATCAGGAAGCCCAGTCCTATCTCGCCAAGGCCCTGGAACAGTACCGTCGCCAAGGCCGGATTCTTGAGGCCGGAGAGGCCTTGAATAAGGTCCTGGTGTTCAAGGCCATGAACAAGAAATAA
- a CDS encoding YifB family Mg chelatase-like AAA ATPase yields MLAKVFSYGICGLDAYPVTIEVDVAPGLPSVAIVGLPDNAVKESKERVRAAVKNSGYEFAADRITINLSPADIKKEGPSFDLPIALGLLAATGQIPLSRLGDYAFLGELSLDGDIRPIQGALAVALSIPKGQFQGLVLPTGNGAEAAVTRQIPVYPIRSLTQAVHFLSCPEPPPALHIDIAGLFSRANQYPVDFSEIKGQSHVKRGLEIACAGGHNVLLVGPPGSGKTMLARRIPTILPDLTEEESLETTRIHSVMGLVPQEIGLVVTRPFRSPHHTSSDVALVGGGSVPKPGEVTLSHNGVLFLDELPEFNRSVLESLRQPLEDHHVTVSRASRTSCYPCRFMLVCAMNPCPCGWFTDPRKACHCNPAQVQRYLSKISGPLLDRIDIHLEVLSLPPQDMLGNTGSESSRDIKKRTVQARGIQLDRLRGSGIYTNAQMSHKQIRKFCNVSGEGENLLRRAVEELGLSARAYDKVLKVGRTIADMEGKDAVQPEHVAEAIQYRCLDRNWWG; encoded by the coding sequence ATGCTGGCCAAAGTCTTTAGCTACGGGATCTGCGGGCTTGACGCTTACCCGGTCACCATTGAAGTGGATGTGGCGCCGGGCCTGCCGTCCGTTGCCATCGTGGGACTCCCGGACAACGCCGTTAAGGAAAGCAAAGAACGGGTCCGCGCCGCCGTCAAAAACAGCGGCTATGAGTTTGCGGCGGACCGGATCACCATCAACCTCTCTCCCGCCGACATCAAAAAAGAAGGGCCTTCCTTTGACCTGCCGATCGCCCTGGGCCTCCTGGCCGCCACGGGACAGATCCCGTTGTCCCGGCTGGGAGACTACGCTTTTCTGGGAGAGCTGTCCCTGGATGGAGACATCCGGCCTATTCAGGGGGCCCTGGCTGTGGCGCTTTCAATCCCGAAAGGGCAATTCCAGGGACTTGTCCTTCCAACCGGGAACGGCGCCGAAGCCGCCGTCACGAGGCAAATTCCGGTTTACCCCATCCGTTCGCTCACACAAGCCGTTCACTTCTTAAGCTGTCCTGAACCGCCTCCGGCTCTGCATATAGACATCGCCGGACTATTCTCCCGGGCAAACCAATACCCGGTGGACTTCAGCGAGATCAAGGGGCAGAGCCATGTCAAACGCGGGCTTGAGATCGCCTGCGCTGGCGGTCACAACGTCCTGCTCGTGGGTCCGCCCGGCAGCGGCAAGACCATGCTTGCGCGGCGGATTCCGACAATTCTTCCGGATTTGACCGAAGAAGAGTCCCTCGAGACGACCCGCATTCACTCCGTCATGGGACTTGTCCCCCAGGAGATTGGGCTCGTGGTCACGCGGCCGTTCCGTTCGCCTCACCATACCTCATCGGATGTGGCGCTGGTGGGAGGCGGCTCTGTGCCGAAACCCGGGGAAGTGACGCTCAGCCACAACGGCGTTTTATTCCTGGATGAACTTCCGGAATTCAACCGCAGCGTTCTCGAATCCCTGCGCCAGCCGCTGGAAGACCACCATGTCACCGTGTCCAGGGCTTCGCGGACGAGTTGCTATCCCTGCCGGTTCATGCTCGTCTGCGCCATGAACCCCTGCCCGTGCGGCTGGTTCACGGATCCCAGGAAGGCATGCCATTGCAACCCTGCGCAAGTCCAGCGTTATCTCTCGAAGATCTCCGGCCCTTTGCTGGACCGGATCGACATCCATCTGGAGGTCCTTTCGCTCCCGCCCCAGGACATGCTCGGCAACACCGGGTCCGAATCCTCCCGGGACATCAAAAAACGGACCGTCCAGGCCCGGGGGATCCAGCTGGATCGTCTGCGAGGGTCGGGGATTTATACCAATGCCCAGATGAGCCACAAGCAGATCAGGAAATTTTGCAACGTTTCCGGAGAAGGGGAAAATCTTTTGCGCCGGGCCGTCGAGGAGCTCGGGCTTTCGGCCCGCGCTTACGACAAGGTCCTCAAAGTCGGCCGGACCATCGCGGATATGGAGGGAAAAGACGCCGTCCAGCCGGAACACGTGGCTGAGGCCATTCAGTACCGCTGCCTGGACAGGAATTGGTGGGGATAA